ATCCATCAGAAGCAAATCGTCCAGCGTCCCCATGTGTCTGGGTACGGCGGCAATGATCTGCGCATCAATATTCTTCTTCTTGAACACCTCTAACAACGTACTCAGAAAACGGATGTCTTTTGCATACACAAGGTTATCCACCCCTTCATAAACCATGTTGCCATTCCAATCGGTAAAATAGGCAAGCATAATGCGATACCGCATGTAGTAGTATATCAGGTTTATGAGCTCATCCGTATTGGACACTCCGGGGTGATAACGATCCAGATAATCTGTGATCTGAGCGGCATTCAGGTAAGCAAATAAGCGGTCTCCATTGATCTGTCCGATGGTATATGCCTGCACATCTGCCCCGGTTGCACTGGATTTAAGACCACCATTCCGGTCGATGGCAAATGTGGAATGCTCCAACTCATTTTGGACCTCATGAAACACCTGATATTTGATGGTAGGCCGATCCAGGTAATGATAGCTCCAAAGTTCATCTTCAAGCTTTTCCCGTTTCAATGTATCTGTAAACACATATATTCTGACAGATTCGTTGACTTTTCCTTTCGCATCCAAACCAGGAGGACCTTGCATGATCTGAGGTGCGCCGTTGGTAGAAGCAAAGGCCAGATGGAAATCACGATCTACGATAAACTTGTGGCGCTGCATAAGGATTGGATAGTCCTTTTCCAGGGTAGCGATATGGGGGTCATACTCCAAACTTCTGTTCTTCAATTTGGTTGTATGCTTGCTTGCTTCATAATAATCCAGAATATCACCCACCTCCAGGTTGGGAATGGCCAGTTTCATTTCAATATTCTCCGTGGTGGGCGATGCAAAAGTTCCCGGACGCCCTTCATTTTCAGGAACAGCCTTGCTTAGATCCGGTTCAACGATACTTCCATCTGATTTTGTGATGCGAACGCCAACCGCATTGAAAGAGTAGAAATAGTATTCTGAAAAATTCTCTACAGCCGATTTATCCTGTAGCTTGATCCTGCGTCTGACGGCTTCTTCAATGATACCCTTACGCCCTTTTTTCAAATAACTATAAGTAACCTGCTGTGCGAGAATAATGGCAGATTCACCGGCCCATTGATCAGGGCCCTTTACAGCCGAGAAGTCCTGATCATCTTTGGAAAAGTATAGGTCTGCAGCCGCCTTTTTTTCCGCATCAGAGCGGGGTCTTTCCTGCGCTGAAACGGTAATTGCGAAAATGATCAGGGTGGAGGATATGAGTCTGCGCATAGATCAGGGCTTAACAAGTACAATCTGACTTCCGTAAAACTTCCCGACTTTTTCAACCGCATCGTTCCACAGAGAAAAATCCTCCTGTTTAAGCAAGGCGTTGTCAATCGAAATAACCTTGGAATAGGTGATCACATTTTCCTTCCTTTGATAGGATAGGCGGAAATTAAAATGGTCGTTACTGATATCAACAGGTTCCGGAAGATGATCAAGATTCCAACCTTCAGGAATGACCAATTCAGTCGTACCCTCAATGTAAACCTTGTTGTGGAATTCAAAGTCATTCACCCGGTCATCCTCAAATTTCGAATGGCCATATTCCCGGTTCATGTCCAGGGTGATGTAATACTCATTCCCGATATTGGTAACCTGATTACGCAAGGTAAAATCATAGGTAAAGGTGAGAGGCAGATTACGGGCGCCGAGATCTGAAGATTCGATATTGCTAACCTGGTAATTCTTATCACCACCATTCAGGAATTTCTTCAGCGCTTCATCGCGTTTATCCGTCTTTATATTCGCATAAGACCTGCGAATGATGGTCTTTTCTTCACCATTGTATTCTACATCGTACTTCCCCTTCAATTCGGTTTGATCCAATTTAACCGCAATGTTATAGCGTATGGTATTATGCTCCTTTGAAAATTCCGGTACGCTGTCCAGAATATAGGCGGCCCCATCCTCGATCAACACCGGTCTTCCCTGGATCCGTGCAGCGTAGTCATTCATACCAACAAATTCTTCCGTCGCATCCAGAAAAAACGGTTTGCCATTTAAAAATACCGTACAGATCATGTGATTATCCACCGCGAGGGAAGGGATAGAATAATCATACGGAATATCCCGGGTACCTATCCACGTGAGTCTTGCGTCATATCCTGCCAGCACGAGCATTTCTTTCATAAGGTTTGCCATTCCCTTGCAATCGCCATAACGGTTGTGAAAGACATCCTGAGCATTGGCCGGTTTAAACCCCATGATGCCGTTTTCAAAAGCGATGTAACGGATGTTATCCTGAACCCAATAGAAAATGGATTCGATCTTATCCATGTCCGTCTCCTTTCCATCGGTGAGGATGGTAACCGTGGTCTTCAGATCATCCGGTTCATTGGAAACCTGTTTGACCAGTTCTGCATACCAGTGATAAAGGTCTTTGGTAGATGCCAGGAGAACATGTCGCTCCTGATTCTGCGTGTACGCTTTGGTCAGGACCAGTATATGTGGATAATTCTTTGAAACCGGCGGAGCATTCCGTTCTTCTTTTAGCGCTTCAAGGTTGCGCGCTTTGAAGGTATAGGTGGTTGTCTTATCGTTATCATTCCGTACCTCCGAGCGTTCAATGTCATATCCCTCAAAATTGAATGTTTTCAATTCTACTTCAAGCCAATCGGGAATAATAAAGGTGATCTCCTTTTCAAGTACCGGGCGGTAGTCATGGAAGTATACACTGGTGAGATACTTAGGGTCCTTATACTTTTTACTGTACGTGTATCTGGCCTTCTGACCTCGTGTTGAGAAACGGAAGTTGAACGTACAAATCTTCACATCATCATAAAAGTATTCGCCGCTTTGAAAAGGTCCGTAATAGGGGTAAAGCTCAATCTGTTTATCTTTATGATTAAACCCTTCAGGTTTGACAATCTCGCTCATATCATCATAGAACAGAGCCTTGCGAAAAGTGTAGTCATCCTTCAGTGCCATTAATTTCTCATCAGCCTCCAAAGTAGCCTGAACGGGCAATGAATCATTCTCTAACCAAGCATAGCTAAACTTTTCGGTTGAAAGCAGCACGGCTTCCTGTGCATCTTCATAGGCCAGTTTCAAACTGTCGGCATAGGCCGCTTCATCCTGAGTAAGCTTAACATTCTGCGCATTGGTGGAAAGGGCAGGAAACGCAATTGAAACAAACAAAACACCTTGCACCAACCTTTGACCCATACGACCAAAGCGCAAGCCACTGTCGTATTTCAATTGATCATTCATCATCTGGAGACCTTGCTTCTGTTATATTAGAGTAATGACGCGGCACTGGTAAGATTTATTGCTTCCGGATTATCCGGTTACAACGAGGGCAACACATGCCAAACCGGTGACAACCAAGGCAATCAACACCCGAAAGTTGGCTTAGATATACATCCAAACCACCTAAAAAGTTACACTGACAAAGCGAGGTTACAGTGTAGCGAAAATATTAGTTGCGGGGACGTTTTTTTCTCAGGTAAAGATAATCCAGCCAATAGAGCGCTTTAAGGGAGATAAAATCATTCTGAGGAACTTTGGATAGCAATCTGAAGTCTTCAGAATATTTCACCGGAATTGTGCCGGACTCATCCTCCAATTGCTTTTTGTATACCAGTGTTATGGTGCTACCCGGAGCAAACCACCAAGTGATCACGGCGTCTATGGTCAGGGCATTATAACTGAAATCATACCCGGTTCGCCTTCCGGCAATTGGATCCAACGACCCATCCTGGTTGAGAAGAAAGAAGTCTTTGTACTTTCCGGTACTCCAATAATGCCGCATATTCAGCGAGAAGGTTGTGGCAGGGTTCAAGGCATACCGGGCGCCAAGGGTATTGGTAAACGTTTCAAGCACCCTGCCGGTAAATAGAATGGAATCCGAACTCAGAACATCCGCATAACCGAGGCTATACTCGTCCATGTTATAATCATAGTTATAACCAACGGTCAGTTTATTATTGACACGATAGCGGTGATCCATTTGAGCACCGAAACCGTCGTGGTCATTGGATCTGTATTCTTTGAGGAACCGGCCAAAGAAACCTTCCAAACTCAAGGCATACTTCTTCCGCTGGTCGGTAGAGAATCCACTGAACATCCAAAAGAAAGGCGGTCGTGAGTAGTGCCAGCCATCAACCCTTGGTTCATAGTAGTCGTCATTCTTTACCGGTGTGATTCCCAAACCACCGTAAACATTCCAAAGGTTTTTGAGGTTTGCGTTCAGATTCACATTTATCTGTACGCTATTCCGCTTGAAGGTCTGATAGTGGGAAGTATAGGTGACATTGATCTGGGCGTTGGCATTCCTCACAAACTTCCAGGGCTGGAATCTATACAAATACAACCAGGCATATTGCTTCACGATGTTATTTACCGAAAAGAATCCCATGTCCGTGGCATCGAAGCCAGGACTCCAACCTTCCGCTCCGGTTCCGTAACGGATTTTCCCGGACACTTTCTCCACCACCATACCGAATTTGAGGCCCTGGGTCCGGACCTCATAACCCAACGAATCCTGTTCGCCGTAGGTCCGGCTGTGTGAAGCCTCAAGCCCAAAGCGAAAATTTTTCTTTTTGGTGAACATCGAGAGTCCTGCTCCCGTCACATTCGCATCCCTGAATTTCTTTGCCCTGGTTACATTGGCATTGATCACATACAGATTTGAGTTATTCTTGAACTGCTTATCCGCTACCAGAATATTGTAGTTTACCAGTGGTTCCGTTAGTATGGATCGTTGCTGCCCTAATGAATCCTCAATGACCGCATATGTGTTATTGGTTACCGCGTTAAAAAAACCAAGACCCAAACCATTATCATTTCTGCCCGACAGCTTGGTTGCATTGATCAGATTTGCCTGTCGTGGGTTAGAAACAATCTCATCGCCTTCTCCTGCATCCACATCACCATACCCGGATGGTGTTTGTCCTATTCTTCGCGAATAAAACAGATTGTTCTTTCCGAAGAGCTCGGTACCTTCTTTAAAAAAGGACCTGTTCTCTTCATAATTTACGGGAGAGTAGCCCAAGTTCTTGACTTTATTATCCGACTGAACTTGTCCGAAATCCGGAAGAAGTGTTACATCCAAAGTAAACCTGTCATCAATCCCATACTTCAAATCAGTGCCTGCACTGTAGGTATAATTGTTGGCGTATTCAATACTTCCGTCTGATGAGGTAACGGGTATCTTATTCCACGAGGTAGACAAATAGGGGGTAAGGCTTAAGCGGATAGGAGCCTCAATGCCCGATATACCACGGGTCTCACCCCAGAAATTTTGCGGGAGGGATTGACTTTGAGGGGTGAGGGACCATTGGCTTTTTTCCTGTTTACGCTTCAGTAACCGTTCAAACTGAATACCCCATACCTGTGCTTCTGCCTTCGGGAAACGAATGGCGGAGTAGGGGATCTTCATTTCCACGACCCATCCTTTATCTGTAATAGCTACATGGCTTTCCCAAACGGCATTGTAGGTCCAGTCACTGAAACGCTGGTCTACCTGCATACCCGATGCGGAAACACCAAACACATAGGCGTCCTGCCGTTTGTTATAAGGATCGACGTAAAAGAAAAAGAAGTCTGCGTTAGCACCATCATTATCGCGCTCGGTTAACTCTGTAAGAATGCTGTCCGGTGCGGTATCATAAAGATATGCCCCTACATAGATGGCGTGATCATCATAAAGCAAACGAACCTCAGAACGTTGCGATGGAGCTTTGCCTTCATCAGGCTGAAGTTGAGTAAAGTTTGTTGTTACAACCGCTTGCTCCCAAGCCTCTTCATCCAGGCTACCGTCTACCTTCACCTCACCCTGAACCCTACGGGCCTCAACGAGGCGCTGTTCTTTCTCCTCCACCACACTTGCCAGAACCGTAGCAGGAAAACAAAAAATTATAAATGCATGCTTCAATTTCACCTGACGCCTGCCTCATTGAATTTATCTACAGCAATAGACGGCAGTGTAAAGAAAATGTTGCAAAAAGATTCAAAATCAAAGTGTCATGATGTAGCCTCATCTTTTCGATCCGTTCTTTAATTCAGCCAGGAATGCTTTCCCTGCTTCCTTGGCACTTCGCACCCAAACCAGTCGTCCCCTGGTACGTCCGGCGATTTTCTTCAGGACCTTTTTGGATAATTTTCCGGGCTTACCGATACCAGCCACAGACATGTATATGGCATCTTCGCTGCCTTCAAACAGCTCTTCTGTTTTCTTATCAAGGTTAAACGCTCCATCAGTGGCCAGAATGATCACATTATTTCCATTGGTTATAAACGACCGAGCCGCTACCTCATATGCCAGCTGAATACCCTCGCTTCCTGCCGTACCTCCTCCGGCATGCAATTTCTGGATCATCCGAACCACCGTATCTTTTTTATCTCCGGGGAGTCCTTCCAATAAAATGCGTGCATCATCGGCGTAGGTTACCAGGGAAATCTTATCCCCGGGCCTGCACACTTCTACCGCACGGGTCATGGCAGTTTTCATCAGACCTAGTTTGAGGCTGTCCTTCATCGAACCGGATACATCCGCTAAAAAAATGAGGTTAATAGGTTTATAGTGACTTTCCGGAAGAACGGCAGATTCCGCTGGTTCCGTCACATGCTGTATGGGCTCTGGAGGTTGAATCACCGTTTTGGTTTCCTCAATCGGCTCTTCTTTGGGTTGAGACACAACCGAAGGTGTGTATTCAATGGTATCCGGCGGAGGAATCAGCGCCATCCGTTTAGGTTCTGTTCGTGCTGAACCGTTAAACGAATAGCACGCCAGCATAGGGTTCTCTACATGAAGTAAATGATCGATGGTGCCTGATACGGTGATCCGTTCCGGCTCCAGATTTCCGCTGTGGTATAGTCCGACCGAATAGCGAAACGGGCCTTTGTCCTGTGGAACGATCAAGATCATCAGGGAAGTGGTATCTCCTGGTTGTAACGTTTTGCTATTCGCTTTAACTTTAAGATCTGGCGAGGCATCTGCTCTGAGAATGAAGATTTTCTTTGAACTCTGATTGGTGAGCACCAGACTAACCCTTGCAGAAGCCACACTATCCATCCGCCCAAGATCCACATCGGTCGTGCTCACATGCAAACCACCCTCTTGTGCAAACAAATGCTGACAACAGAAGATAAGGATGAATACCCTTATCGATGCGTAGATTTCAATTTTTTCGATCAATTGGATTGGATATTTCCAATCATTAAACGGAAATATCCGAAAGAAAATTTAGATTTACGATACACTAACTCAAAACCTTTGATCCTATGAAGCTATTTAA
The genomic region above belongs to Flavobacteriales bacterium and contains:
- a CDS encoding DUF3857 domain-containing protein; this translates as MRRLISSTLIIFAITVSAQERPRSDAEKKAAADLYFSKDDQDFSAVKGPDQWAGESAIILAQQVTYSYLKKGRKGIIEEAVRRRIKLQDKSAVENFSEYYFYSFNAVGVRITKSDGSIVEPDLSKAVPENEGRPGTFASPTTENIEMKLAIPNLEVGDILDYYEASKHTTKLKNRSLEYDPHIATLEKDYPILMQRHKFIVDRDFHLAFASTNGAPQIMQGPPGLDAKGKVNESVRIYVFTDTLKREKLEDELWSYHYLDRPTIKYQVFHEVQNELEHSTFAIDRNGGLKSSATGADVQAYTIGQINGDRLFAYLNAAQITDYLDRYHPGVSNTDELINLIYYYMRYRIMLAYFTDWNGNMVYEGVDNLVYAKDIRFLSTLLEVFKKKNIDAQIIAAVPRHMGTLDDLLLMDELKFAMRVNKTKIIYPFSNFSTMGYVDSSLEGVDAWVFNYESNNDRSKWTQERMTLPYTSDSANYVSCVNIVNIDSAFGKVAVKRTTTVGGNMKNSYSVVPLYNTDYLLDDREELIPTFWEESGDGKTEKAAELKRKKDEAYQQREKSKSDALKEDIEDDFDKCESYDGFKLVSDGRWEKSPLLIYEDQFTLTHVTNPAGKNFILDVGMFIGGQFQLTEKQMTRHDDIHMSSARSFNNKIIIPIPDGYYPDGLENLVMNVDNDYGTFTSTVEMQGDSLVVETLKRYKHADVKKEDWPQMIRFLDTAFDFSQKKLIFRRKEESAKL
- a CDS encoding transglutaminase domain-containing protein — encoded protein: MMNDQLKYDSGLRFGRMGQRLVQGVLFVSIAFPALSTNAQNVKLTQDEAAYADSLKLAYEDAQEAVLLSTEKFSYAWLENDSLPVQATLEADEKLMALKDDYTFRKALFYDDMSEIVKPEGFNHKDKQIELYPYYGPFQSGEYFYDDVKICTFNFRFSTRGQKARYTYSKKYKDPKYLTSVYFHDYRPVLEKEITFIIPDWLEVELKTFNFEGYDIERSEVRNDNDKTTTYTFKARNLEALKEERNAPPVSKNYPHILVLTKAYTQNQERHVLLASTKDLYHWYAELVKQVSNEPDDLKTTVTILTDGKETDMDKIESIFYWVQDNIRYIAFENGIMGFKPANAQDVFHNRYGDCKGMANLMKEMLVLAGYDARLTWIGTRDIPYDYSIPSLAVDNHMICTVFLNGKPFFLDATEEFVGMNDYAARIQGRPVLIEDGAAYILDSVPEFSKEHNTIRYNIAVKLDQTELKGKYDVEYNGEEKTIIRRSYANIKTDKRDEALKKFLNGGDKNYQVSNIESSDLGARNLPLTFTYDFTLRNQVTNIGNEYYITLDMNREYGHSKFEDDRVNDFEFHNKVYIEGTTELVIPEGWNLDHLPEPVDISNDHFNFRLSYQRKENVITYSKVISIDNALLKQEDFSLWNDAVEKVGKFYGSQIVLVKP
- a CDS encoding carbohydrate binding family 9 domain-containing protein produces the protein MKLKHAFIIFCFPATVLASVVEEKEQRLVEARRVQGEVKVDGSLDEEAWEQAVVTTNFTQLQPDEGKAPSQRSEVRLLYDDHAIYVGAYLYDTAPDSILTELTERDNDGANADFFFFYVDPYNKRQDAYVFGVSASGMQVDQRFSDWTYNAVWESHVAITDKGWVVEMKIPYSAIRFPKAEAQVWGIQFERLLKRKQEKSQWSLTPQSQSLPQNFWGETRGISGIEAPIRLSLTPYLSTSWNKIPVTSSDGSIEYANNYTYSAGTDLKYGIDDRFTLDVTLLPDFGQVQSDNKVKNLGYSPVNYEENRSFFKEGTELFGKNNLFYSRRIGQTPSGYGDVDAGEGDEIVSNPRQANLINATKLSGRNDNGLGLGFFNAVTNNTYAVIEDSLGQQRSILTEPLVNYNILVADKQFKNNSNLYVINANVTRAKKFRDANVTGAGLSMFTKKKNFRFGLEASHSRTYGEQDSLGYEVRTQGLKFGMVVEKVSGKIRYGTGAEGWSPGFDATDMGFFSVNNIVKQYAWLYLYRFQPWKFVRNANAQINVTYTSHYQTFKRNSVQINVNLNANLKNLWNVYGGLGITPVKNDDYYEPRVDGWHYSRPPFFWMFSGFSTDQRKKYALSLEGFFGRFLKEYRSNDHDGFGAQMDHRYRVNNKLTVGYNYDYNMDEYSLGYADVLSSDSILFTGRVLETFTNTLGARYALNPATTFSLNMRHYWSTGKYKDFFLLNQDGSLDPIAGRRTGYDFSYNALTIDAVITWWFAPGSTITLVYKKQLEDESGTIPVKYSEDFRLLSKVPQNDFISLKALYWLDYLYLRKKRPRN
- a CDS encoding VWA domain-containing protein translates to MIEKIEIYASIRVFILIFCCQHLFAQEGGLHVSTTDVDLGRMDSVASARVSLVLTNQSSKKIFILRADASPDLKVKANSKTLQPGDTTSLMILIVPQDKGPFRYSVGLYHSGNLEPERITVSGTIDHLLHVENPMLACYSFNGSARTEPKRMALIPPPDTIEYTPSVVSQPKEEPIEETKTVIQPPEPIQHVTEPAESAVLPESHYKPINLIFLADVSGSMKDSLKLGLMKTAMTRAVEVCRPGDKISLVTYADDARILLEGLPGDKKDTVVRMIQKLHAGGGTAGSEGIQLAYEVAARSFITNGNNVIILATDGAFNLDKKTEELFEGSEDAIYMSVAGIGKPGKLSKKVLKKIAGRTRGRLVWVRSAKEAGKAFLAELKNGSKR